Proteins encoded together in one Oncorhynchus masou masou isolate Uvic2021 chromosome 3, UVic_Omas_1.1, whole genome shotgun sequence window:
- the iba57 gene encoding putative transferase CAF17 homolog, mitochondrial — MLCMGLVCFVRAAVGPNSFLRLSSRNFNARKCSEPRYQWTDAWCPAGWTNINNYSQEARKNELGQYVCYHLPHRTLMKVQGQDTRSFLQGIVTNDMELFAKEEHNVLYAHMLNVQGRTLYDIIIYRLKVAEAGCGVLVECDTTIKDVILKHLKVYKIRRQVKISTCPELSLWAVLPQGTAPGHKRPKPDLTAPEKALLWEEDPRTEAMGWRLVVDNEIDPLEMIPWCQQGNSEEYHRHRYAIGLPEGVKDLPPGVALPLESNLVYMQGISFSKGCYIGQELTARTHHTGVVRKRLMPVRMSAPAEGLEEGVSLQTQSGKPAGKHRAGVGELGLSLIRLAHAKEPLTLKASEDTTVTLEASVPDWWPKDTKAK, encoded by the exons ATGCTCTGTATGGGATTGGTTTGTTTCGTTAGGGCCGCGGTTGGTCCAAACTCTTTTCTTCGACTCTCTTCACGCAATTTCAATGCTAGAAAATGTTCCGAACCCCGGTACCAGTGGACAGATGCTTGGTGCCCAGCAGGATGGACCAACATCAATAATTACAGTCAGGAAGCACGTAAGAATGAATTGGGACAGTATGTTTGCTATCATCTTCCACACAGGACCTTAATGAAAGTTCAAGGGCAAGATACAAGATCGTTTCTTCAAGGTATTGTAACCAATGACATGGAGCTCTTTGCAAAAGAGGAACATAACGTTTTGTATGCGCACATGCTGAACGTTCAAGGAAGGACACTGTATGACATTATCATATACAG GTTGAAAGTAGCAGAAGCGGGTTGTGGTGTTCTGGTCGAGTGTGACACCACCATAAAGGATGTCATTTTGAAACATTTGAAGGTGTACAAAATCCGCCGGCAGGTGAAGATCAGCACCTGTCCAGAGCTTTCTCTATGGGCTGTGTTGCCTCAGGGAACAGCCCCAGGCCACAAGAGGCCTAAGCCAGATCTCACTGCCCCAGAAAAAGCTCTGTTGTGGGAGGAAGATCCGAGAACTGAAGCCATGGGCTGGAGGTTGGTGGTGGACAACGAAATTGATCCTCTGGAAATGATTCCATGGTGTCAGCAAGGCAACTCAGAAGAGTACCACAGGCACCGCTATGCAATAG GACTTCCTGAGGGGGTGAAGGACCTTCCTCCTGGGGTGGCTCTTCCTCTGGAGTCCAACCTGGTCTACATGCAGGGCATCAGCTTCAGTAAGGGCTGTTACATTGGCCAGGAGTTGACCGCCAGGACTCATCACACCGGGGTGGTGCGGAAGCGCCTGATGCCTGTACGCATGTCAGCACCAGCCGAAGGCCTGGAGGAAGGAGTATCGCTACAGACCCAGTCTGGCAAGCCAGCCGGGAAGCACAGGGCCGGAGTTGGAGAGCTGGGCCTGAGCCTGATCCGCCTGGCTCACGCTAAAGAGCCACTGACACTCAAGGCGTCAGAGGACACCACAGTGACTCTAGAGGCCTCCGTGCCAGACTGGTGGCCCAAAGACACTAAAGCAAAATGA
- the jmjd4 gene encoding LOW QUALITY PROTEIN: 2-oxoglutarate and iron-dependent oxygenase JMJD4 (The sequence of the model RefSeq protein was modified relative to this genomic sequence to represent the inferred CDS: inserted 1 base in 1 codon; deleted 3 bases in 2 codons), with the protein YTTPVFFSSDWFNKYWDTLEVDDYRRFVYMEPKDSWTPFHTDAFCSYSWSVNICGRKKWLLFPPXQEEFLQDSHGNLAYDITTPELQDKGQFPHSVEACQPLEIIQEAGEIIRVLSGWHLQVYNLEDTISINHNWLNGCNVYIMWQFLQNELSAVQREIEEWSNTWRYSHHELLLWD; encoded by the exons TATACCACCCCAGTCTTCTTTTCTTCTGACTGGTTCAATAAGTATTGGGATACCTTGGAGGTGGACGACTACCGC CGCTTcgtctacatggaacccaaagacTCATG GACGCCATTCCACACTGATGCGTTTTGCTCCTACAGCTGGTCAGTGAATATCTGTGGCAGGAAAAAATGGCTCCTATTTCCCC GCCAAGAAGAGTTTCTACAAGACAGCCATGGCAACCTTGCTTATGACATCACTACTCCCGAGCTTCAAGACAAGGGGCAG TTCCCACACTCTGTTGAGGCCTGCCAACCACTAGAGATCATTCAGGAAGCGGGGGAGATCATTCGTGTGCTCAGTGGTTGGCACCTTCAAGTTTATAATTTG GAAGACACCATCTCTATCAACCATAACTGGTTGAATGGCTGCAATGTGTACATTATGTGGCAGTTTCTTCAGAACGAGCTGTCTGCTGTccagagggagatagaggagtGGAGTAACACTTGGAGATACA GTCATCATGAACTCTTGCTCTGGGATTGA